One genomic window of Streptomyces sp. WP-1 includes the following:
- a CDS encoding YbjN domain-containing protein, which yields MGDVEKAGQVLEAVFQDAELEWENPETGTYVVKLPGTHKLSTTVSFLVGRHSLSLNAFVVRHPDENEAGVHRWLLERNLKLYGVSYAVDRLGDVYVTARLPLASASPDEIDRLLGQILEAADGAFNSLLELGFATSIRKEYAWRVSRGESTRNLDAFKHLIERPVE from the coding sequence ATGGGTGATGTCGAGAAGGCCGGACAGGTCCTGGAGGCCGTCTTCCAGGACGCCGAACTGGAGTGGGAGAACCCCGAGACCGGGACCTACGTGGTCAAGCTGCCCGGCACCCACAAGCTGTCCACCACCGTCTCCTTCCTCGTCGGCCGGCACTCCCTCTCCCTCAACGCCTTCGTCGTACGCCACCCCGACGAGAACGAGGCGGGCGTCCACCGCTGGCTCCTGGAACGCAACCTCAAGCTGTACGGCGTGAGTTACGCCGTCGACCGCCTCGGCGACGTCTACGTCACCGCGCGCCTCCCGCTCGCCTCCGCCAGCCCCGACGAGATCGACCGCCTCCTCGGCCAGATCCTGGAGGCGGCCGACGGCGCCTTCAACTCCCTTCTGGAGCTGGGCTTCGCGACCTCCATCCGCAAGGAGTACGCCTGGCGCGTCTCCCGCGGCGAGTCCACCCGCAACCTGGACGCCTTCAAGCACCTCATCGAGCGCCCTGTCGAATGA
- a CDS encoding AraC family transcriptional regulator translates to MATSRAVSRAARGAPGEPGAEVSAWRPRVPGVTEVFHAHFTEYAYPMHVHDAWTLLIVDDGAVRYDLDRHEHGTPLDTVSLLPPHVPHNGSPATPGGFRKRVVYLDSSRLGEELIGAAVDGPDLRDPVLRLRVGQLHAALARPGDELEAESRLTLVGERLRGHLRRRVEPPGLRREPGLARKLRELLDSRLTDGVSLAEASGLLHAHPAHLVRAFSGAYGIAPHQYLMSRRVGRARRLLLDGLPPGEVAALTGFYDQAHLTRHFRRLVGVPPGRYRSGTRRNS, encoded by the coding sequence ATGGCCACGAGCAGGGCCGTGAGCAGGGCGGCGCGCGGGGCCCCGGGCGAGCCGGGCGCGGAAGTGAGCGCGTGGCGTCCCCGGGTGCCGGGCGTCACCGAGGTCTTCCACGCCCATTTCACCGAGTACGCCTATCCGATGCACGTCCACGACGCCTGGACCCTGCTCATCGTGGACGACGGCGCGGTCCGCTACGACCTCGACCGGCACGAGCACGGCACCCCGCTCGACACGGTCAGCCTGCTGCCCCCGCACGTGCCGCACAACGGCTCCCCGGCGACCCCGGGCGGCTTCCGCAAGCGGGTCGTCTACCTCGACAGCAGCCGGCTCGGCGAGGAGCTGATCGGGGCGGCCGTCGACGGACCCGATCTGCGCGACCCCGTGCTGCGCCTGCGGGTCGGGCAGCTGCACGCGGCCCTCGCCCGCCCCGGCGACGAGCTGGAGGCGGAGAGCAGGCTGACCCTCGTCGGGGAACGGCTGCGGGGGCATCTGCGGCGGCGCGTCGAGCCGCCGGGGCTCCGCCGGGAACCCGGACTCGCGCGGAAGCTGCGGGAGTTGCTGGACTCCCGGCTCACCGACGGCGTCTCGCTCGCGGAGGCATCCGGGCTGCTGCACGCCCATCCGGCCCATCTCGTACGGGCGTTCAGCGGGGCGTACGGCATCGCACCGCACCAGTACCTGATGTCACGCCGGGTCGGCCGGGCCCGCCGGCTGCTGCTGGACGGGCTGCCGCCCGGCGAGGTGGCGGCCCTGACCGGGTTCTACGACCAGGCCCATCTCACCCGCCACTTCCGCAGGTTGGTCGGGGTGCCGCCGGGCCGCTATCGGAGTGGGACGCGCCGAAACTCGTAG
- a CDS encoding DUF2000 domain-containing protein, translating into MSTPTPAPVPSRPAEPVRFDTKIAVLLRADLASWQRLNVTAFLVSGLGATLPEVVGEPYEDADGTRYLPMFRQPVLVFEGEKETLRAAHGRALGRALPCAVFTADLFATGNDRDNRAAVRAVPAADLDLVGLAVYGPRGGVDKVLKGARMHP; encoded by the coding sequence ATGAGCACCCCGACCCCCGCCCCGGTCCCCTCCCGGCCCGCCGAGCCCGTCCGCTTCGACACCAAGATCGCCGTGCTGCTGCGCGCGGACCTGGCCTCCTGGCAGCGGCTGAACGTCACCGCGTTCCTGGTCAGCGGCCTCGGCGCGACGCTGCCCGAGGTGGTCGGCGAGCCCTACGAGGACGCGGACGGCACCCGGTACCTGCCCATGTTCCGGCAGCCGGTGCTGGTCTTCGAGGGCGAGAAGGAGACCCTGCGCGCGGCCCACGGGCGGGCGCTCGGCCGGGCCCTGCCCTGCGCCGTGTTCACCGCGGACCTGTTCGCCACCGGCAACGACCGCGACAACCGCGCGGCCGTGCGCGCCGTACCGGCGGCCGATCTGGACCTGGTCGGGCTCGCGGTGTACGGCCCGCGAGGCGGGGTGGACAAGGTGCTGAAGGGGGCGCGCATGCACCCCTGA
- a CDS encoding carboxymuconolactone decarboxylase family protein, with product MDARLNLMTNPVAGTFLKYVNSAGKVLSDSTLPAATQELVKLRASQINGCGFCTDMHSKDAEAAGESARRLHLVAAWREATVFTEAERAALELTEQGTRIADAAGGVTDEAWAEAARHYDEEQLTALVGLIAVINLYNRVNVIVRQPAGDYQPGMFG from the coding sequence ATGGACGCCCGTCTGAACCTGATGACCAACCCCGTCGCCGGCACGTTCCTCAAGTACGTCAACTCGGCCGGAAAGGTGCTGTCGGACTCCACTCTCCCGGCCGCGACACAGGAGTTGGTGAAGCTCCGGGCCAGCCAGATCAACGGCTGCGGGTTCTGCACCGACATGCACAGCAAGGACGCCGAGGCCGCCGGGGAGAGCGCGCGGCGGCTGCACCTGGTCGCCGCCTGGCGCGAGGCCACGGTGTTCACGGAGGCCGAGCGTGCCGCGCTGGAGCTGACCGAGCAGGGCACCCGGATCGCGGACGCGGCCGGCGGGGTCACCGACGAGGCTTGGGCGGAGGCCGCCCGGCACTACGACGAGGAGCAGCTCACCGCCCTCGTCGGCCTGATCGCGGTCATCAACCTGTACAACCGGGTGAACGTCATCGTGCGGCAGCCCGCGGGCGACTACCAGCCCGGCATGTTCGGCTGA
- a CDS encoding MFS transporter, protein MPAARLGRAAREAVSGLPREFWWLWTSTLVNRLGAFVATFMALYLTLDRGYSASYAGLVASLHGLGGVVASLVGGVLADRVGRRPTLLVAQSATAASVALLGFMTHPVAIAGVAFLVGMASNASRPAVQAMMADIVRPEDRVRAFSLNYWAINLGFAVSAAGAGFIAEFSYLAGFLIEAGMTAACALVVFLKVPESRPTAPVHQDEPQVGLGTVLRDGRYMAVVGLSFLVALIFMQGDVALPVAMGRAGFTPADYGLAIAVNGVLIVALQIPVTRFIEHRDPRTLLVVSSVLAGYGFGLTAFAGSVGVFMATVCVWTLAEIVNAPTQTGLVVRLSPVHGRGRYQGVYSLSWSVAALVAPLMSGQVIDRFGARWLWVMCAVLGMVAGLGYALLMRGLGDRGRETEGRTADGPVVVSAAGDTAPEPTPTM, encoded by the coding sequence ATGCCCGCCGCCCGTCTCGGACGCGCTGCCCGGGAAGCCGTGTCCGGGCTCCCCCGTGAGTTCTGGTGGCTGTGGACCAGCACCCTCGTCAACCGGCTCGGCGCCTTCGTGGCCACCTTCATGGCCCTCTACCTCACCCTCGACCGCGGCTACTCCGCCTCGTACGCCGGGCTCGTCGCCTCCCTGCACGGGCTGGGCGGGGTCGTGGCCTCGCTCGTGGGCGGGGTGCTGGCCGACCGCGTCGGGCGGCGGCCCACCCTGCTCGTCGCCCAGTCGGCCACCGCCGCCTCCGTCGCGCTGCTCGGGTTCATGACCCACCCGGTCGCCATCGCCGGCGTCGCCTTCCTCGTCGGCATGGCGTCCAACGCCTCCCGGCCGGCCGTGCAGGCGATGATGGCGGACATCGTGCGGCCCGAGGACCGGGTGCGGGCCTTCTCGCTCAACTACTGGGCCATCAACCTCGGGTTCGCCGTCTCCGCCGCGGGCGCCGGATTCATCGCCGAGTTCAGCTATCTCGCCGGTTTTCTGATCGAGGCGGGCATGACGGCCGCCTGCGCGCTCGTCGTCTTCCTGAAGGTGCCCGAGTCCCGGCCCACCGCCCCGGTCCACCAGGACGAGCCCCAGGTCGGCCTCGGTACCGTGCTGCGCGACGGGCGCTACATGGCCGTCGTCGGCCTGTCCTTCCTCGTCGCCCTGATCTTCATGCAGGGCGATGTCGCCCTGCCGGTCGCCATGGGCCGCGCCGGGTTCACGCCCGCCGACTACGGCCTCGCCATCGCCGTCAACGGTGTCCTGATCGTCGCCCTCCAGATCCCCGTCACCCGGTTCATCGAGCACCGCGACCCGCGCACCCTGCTCGTCGTCTCCTCGGTCCTCGCCGGGTACGGCTTCGGGCTCACCGCCTTCGCCGGGTCCGTCGGCGTCTTCATGGCCACCGTCTGCGTGTGGACCCTGGCCGAGATCGTCAACGCGCCGACCCAGACCGGTCTCGTCGTACGCCTCTCCCCCGTCCACGGCCGCGGCCGCTACCAGGGCGTGTACTCCCTGTCCTGGTCCGTCGCCGCCCTGGTCGCGCCCCTGATGTCCGGCCAGGTCATCGACCGGTTCGGGGCGCGGTGGCTGTGGGTCATGTGCGCCGTCCTGGGGATGGTCGCCGGGCTCGGCTACGCCCTGCTGATGCGCGGGCTCGGCGATCGGGGTCGTGAGACGGAAGGCCGTACGGCGGACGGGCCGGTGGTCGTCTCCGCCGCCGGTGACACCGCCCCAGAGCCCACCCCGACCATGTGA
- a CDS encoding phosphoglyceromutase: MADAPYKLILLRHGESEWNAKNLFTGWVDVNLNEKGEKEAVRGGELLKDADLLPDVVHTSLQKRAIRTAQLALEAADRHWVPVHRSWRLNERHYGALQGKDKAATLAEFGEEQFMLWRRSYDTPPPPLPDDSEFSQFDDARYATLPPELRPRTECLKDVVLRMLPYWYDAIVPDLLTGRTVLVAAHGNSLRALVKHLDGISDADIAGLNIPTGIPLAYDLDADFKPLTPGGKYLDPEAAAAAIEAVKNQGKKK; encoded by the coding sequence ATGGCCGACGCACCGTACAAGCTGATCCTCCTCCGCCACGGCGAGAGCGAGTGGAACGCGAAGAACCTGTTCACCGGCTGGGTGGACGTCAACCTGAACGAGAAGGGCGAGAAGGAGGCGGTCCGCGGTGGCGAGCTCCTGAAGGACGCCGACCTCCTGCCCGACGTGGTCCACACGTCCCTCCAGAAGCGCGCGATCCGCACCGCCCAGCTGGCCCTGGAGGCCGCGGACCGCCACTGGGTCCCGGTCCACCGCAGCTGGCGCCTGAACGAGCGCCACTACGGCGCCCTCCAGGGCAAGGACAAGGCGGCCACGCTGGCCGAGTTCGGCGAGGAGCAGTTCATGCTCTGGCGCCGCTCGTACGACACCCCGCCGCCCCCGCTGCCGGACGACTCGGAGTTCTCCCAGTTCGACGACGCGCGCTACGCGACCCTCCCGCCGGAGCTGCGCCCCAGGACCGAGTGCCTGAAGGACGTCGTCCTGCGGATGCTCCCCTACTGGTACGACGCGATCGTCCCCGACCTCCTGACCGGCCGCACGGTCCTCGTCGCCGCCCACGGCAACTCCCTGCGCGCCCTGGTCAAGCACCTGGACGGCATCTCCGACGCCGACATCGCGGGCCTGAACATCCCCACGGGCATCCCCCTCGCCTACGACCTCGACGCCGACTTCAAGCCCCTCACCCCGGGCGGCAAGTACCTCGACCCGGAGGCGGCTGCGGCCGCGATCGAGGCGGTCAAGAACCAGGGCAAGAAGAAGTAG
- a CDS encoding helix-turn-helix domain-containing protein, whose amino-acid sequence MSSDYEQALGRRIAAGRKRRGLSQKEFAALLGRSEAWLSQVERGVRRIDRMTVLGKVADVLGVPVAELAAGAPLMATAAEDTSSGADRLRLLLSAPHALKALVGRERDGAPADVTALRTEVERAWALAHQGAYADLTELLETLVPRLESAARATTGAEQADIFRLLAGTYQAFGAALANMAEPEAAWVAIDRAVAVAERAGDPLLMAAGAFRLSIVFLGARHFEQAAWVSGSAAEALVPLDGAEQIEAVALRGALTLQRALAASRLNLAEDAYTHLRTAHDLAEQVGEGRNDYNTEFGPANVSVHEVSVAVGLGDAGMALRAARKADVSVLSEERQARFHLDVARAHAQRRQVDDAVSTLSEAKDLSPQLVNTLSSVKQLVADLLLMSQPPSEGLRRLAAEFGVDAAGSGA is encoded by the coding sequence TTGAGCAGTGACTACGAGCAGGCGCTCGGCCGCAGGATCGCCGCCGGGCGCAAGCGGCGCGGGCTGTCGCAGAAGGAGTTCGCCGCGCTGCTGGGCCGTTCCGAGGCCTGGCTGTCGCAGGTGGAGCGCGGCGTGCGGCGCATCGACCGGATGACCGTATTGGGGAAGGTCGCCGACGTCCTGGGCGTACCGGTGGCGGAACTGGCGGCCGGGGCGCCCCTCATGGCCACGGCAGCCGAAGACACGTCGAGCGGGGCGGACCGCCTGCGCCTGCTGCTCAGTGCCCCGCATGCCCTCAAGGCGCTCGTCGGCCGGGAACGGGATGGCGCGCCCGCGGATGTGACAGCGCTTCGTACGGAGGTCGAGCGGGCCTGGGCGCTTGCCCACCAAGGTGCCTATGCCGACCTGACCGAACTGCTGGAGACACTCGTGCCCCGGCTGGAGTCCGCCGCCCGAGCCACCACCGGAGCGGAACAGGCTGACATCTTCCGGCTGCTCGCCGGCACCTACCAGGCGTTCGGTGCCGCGCTCGCGAACATGGCGGAGCCGGAGGCCGCCTGGGTCGCGATCGACCGTGCCGTGGCTGTCGCCGAGCGGGCCGGTGATCCCCTGCTGATGGCCGCCGGTGCGTTCCGCCTGTCGATCGTCTTCCTCGGTGCGCGTCACTTCGAGCAGGCAGCCTGGGTCTCCGGAAGCGCTGCCGAGGCACTGGTTCCCCTGGACGGAGCCGAGCAGATCGAGGCGGTGGCGCTGCGCGGTGCCCTGACACTGCAACGGGCCCTCGCTGCTTCCAGGTTGAACCTGGCCGAGGATGCGTACACGCACCTCCGCACCGCCCACGACCTGGCCGAACAGGTCGGCGAGGGACGCAACGACTACAACACCGAGTTCGGTCCGGCCAACGTGTCGGTGCACGAGGTGTCCGTCGCAGTCGGCCTCGGAGACGCCGGAATGGCTCTTCGCGCCGCGCGGAAGGCCGATGTATCGGTGCTGTCCGAGGAGCGACAGGCGCGATTCCACCTCGACGTCGCCCGAGCCCACGCCCAGCGTCGGCAAGTGGACGACGCCGTATCAACTCTGTCGGAAGCCAAGGACTTGTCACCCCAGTTGGTGAACACCCTGTCGTCCGTCAAGCAACTCGTGGCAGATCTGCTGCTCATGAGCCAACCACCCTCCGAAGGGCTACGGCGGCTGGCTGCGGAGTTCGGCGTAGATGCTGCCGGAAGCGGGGCCTGA
- a CDS encoding putative quinol monooxygenase, producing MFGLMVRFTCKDDAAAAAFDDLVERTGEHIRAHEPGTVIYAVHRVDGRPLERVFYELYRDEDAFQEHEAKDYVRLFLAERDQYLSDTEVDRLDFVSGKGVRVEQ from the coding sequence ATGTTCGGACTGATGGTGCGCTTCACCTGCAAGGACGATGCGGCCGCGGCCGCGTTCGACGACCTGGTGGAGCGGACGGGTGAGCACATTCGTGCGCACGAGCCCGGAACGGTGATCTACGCCGTGCACCGTGTTGACGGCCGCCCCTTGGAGCGCGTGTTCTACGAGCTCTACCGAGACGAGGACGCCTTCCAGGAGCACGAGGCGAAGGACTATGTCCGTCTCTTCCTCGCCGAGCGGGACCAGTACCTCTCCGACACGGAGGTCGACCGCCTGGACTTCGTCTCCGGCAAGGGCGTGCGCGTTGAGCAGTGA
- a CDS encoding ATP-binding protein — MPTHRRSFPGDPKELHAARRWTRAMLDGHPCSEDAALVVTELGTNAVVHTASGNSGGTFHVALTVSPLAVVIEVTDSGTSETSPRVQRPTLESTHGRGLGMVAALADRVRIQGGDPGRTVTAELDAPLHCQEPTPQPVRAQGLLP; from the coding sequence ATGCCCACTCATCGACGCAGCTTCCCCGGGGACCCCAAGGAACTTCATGCCGCCCGTAGGTGGACGCGCGCGATGCTGGACGGCCACCCCTGCTCCGAGGACGCCGCGCTGGTCGTGACCGAACTCGGCACCAACGCCGTCGTGCACACCGCCAGCGGCAACTCCGGCGGCACGTTCCATGTGGCGCTCACCGTCTCTCCGCTGGCCGTCGTCATCGAGGTGACCGACTCCGGCACGTCCGAGACCAGCCCCCGGGTCCAGCGTCCGACTCTCGAATCGACCCACGGCCGAGGTCTCGGCATGGTCGCCGCACTCGCCGACCGGGTCAGGATCCAAGGCGGCGACCCCGGCCGCACCGTCACCGCCGAACTCGACGCGCCTCTCCACTGCCAGGAGCCGACGCCCCAACCCGTGCGAGCTCAGGGCCTTTTGCCGTGA
- a CDS encoding ATP-dependent endonuclease yields the protein MIARARAAPGKNCYTEFRRDSPTQGLGVLDCLKVRVLPWGVRMSAKSEIRKSDITALASRVNKKAYDKYLRRLRMVKLRGFSNREVTFDFPVTALVGPNGSGKTTILGAAALIHRKVLPRQFFAKSGKYDDSMKNWRVEYEILDKREQSSATISRTASYLKAKWNRDAVERDVLTFGVSRTLPASERKELSKFIGGSFEGFSEEQLTEPVIEAVESILGKDAGSYLRVSARSGDLSIFASLPSGDGAGYSEFHFGAGEASVIRIVSQIESSADNALILIEEIENGLHPVATRRLVEYLIKVAKRKSCQVIFTTHSNDALFPLPNEAVWVAYRGEVKQGKLDVASLRALTGQINARLVVFTEDRFGEMVADVTLRAYCQKHGIDRSGIEVHKLGGAAPARDHTRFHNSSPARRFFAIALLDGDKRAESGFAPQKLNLPDEAVSDENSPSSDDLLFIPGEDSPEAYIMDRILEGFDSIPNLLGKLAISLHLDTFMQERVREVVTQRALTNHDRHNIFAQIGEDLDFLSEDLVQRAFITTWSYAYPDDVDLIWDPAGDLLRLKE from the coding sequence ATGATCGCACGCGCCAGAGCAGCTCCAGGCAAAAACTGCTACACCGAGTTTCGGAGAGACAGCCCCACTCAAGGCTTGGGCGTCCTAGACTGCCTGAAAGTCCGGGTACTGCCCTGGGGGGTTCGAATGTCTGCGAAGAGTGAGATCCGTAAAAGTGACATCACAGCACTCGCGTCTCGCGTAAACAAGAAAGCCTATGACAAGTATCTCCGACGCCTCAGGATGGTAAAGCTGCGCGGATTCTCCAATCGAGAAGTGACATTCGACTTTCCTGTAACTGCGCTCGTAGGGCCAAATGGTTCAGGGAAGACAACAATTCTCGGGGCAGCGGCTCTTATTCACCGCAAAGTCCTACCTCGACAGTTCTTCGCGAAGAGCGGCAAGTATGACGACAGCATGAAGAACTGGAGGGTTGAGTACGAAATCCTCGACAAGCGTGAACAAAGCAGCGCAACCATCAGCCGAACTGCCAGTTATCTGAAGGCTAAGTGGAATCGTGACGCTGTTGAGAGGGACGTTCTGACCTTTGGCGTAAGCAGGACCCTTCCGGCAAGCGAGCGCAAGGAGCTTTCTAAATTCATCGGTGGTAGCTTCGAGGGGTTCTCAGAGGAACAGCTCACAGAGCCTGTAATTGAAGCGGTAGAGTCGATTCTCGGAAAGGACGCCGGAAGCTACCTCCGTGTCAGCGCACGCAGCGGCGACCTATCGATTTTCGCTTCCTTGCCCTCAGGGGATGGCGCAGGCTACTCTGAATTTCATTTTGGGGCGGGTGAGGCTAGTGTCATCCGCATCGTCTCGCAGATTGAGTCAAGCGCAGATAACGCCTTGATCTTGATCGAAGAGATCGAAAACGGGCTGCATCCTGTAGCCACTAGACGCCTCGTTGAATACCTCATTAAGGTAGCCAAGAGGAAGTCGTGCCAAGTAATATTTACTACACACTCCAACGACGCCCTGTTCCCGCTGCCGAATGAAGCTGTCTGGGTGGCTTATCGTGGAGAGGTTAAGCAAGGCAAGCTTGATGTAGCGTCATTGCGTGCTCTGACGGGGCAGATTAACGCTCGACTTGTAGTTTTCACAGAGGACCGATTCGGCGAAATGGTGGCAGACGTTACCCTGCGAGCCTACTGTCAGAAGCATGGAATCGACCGATCGGGGATAGAAGTGCATAAGCTAGGCGGAGCTGCTCCTGCGCGAGATCACACTCGATTCCATAATTCGAGCCCTGCCCGACGTTTCTTCGCCATTGCACTTCTTGACGGGGATAAGCGGGCCGAATCTGGGTTTGCGCCGCAGAAACTCAATCTGCCTGACGAGGCTGTAAGTGATGAAAATAGCCCGAGCTCGGATGATCTACTTTTCATTCCGGGTGAAGATTCACCGGAAGCTTACATCATGGACCGAATCCTTGAAGGGTTTGATTCTATCCCCAACCTCCTAGGTAAACTTGCGATCTCGTTGCATCTAGATACTTTTATGCAGGAACGGGTGCGGGAAGTTGTAACGCAGCGCGCGCTCACAAACCACGATCGCCACAATATCTTCGCTCAAATCGGTGAGGATCTTGACTTCCTAAGCGAAGACCTCGTGCAGCGTGCCTTCATCACGACTTGGTCGTATGCATACCCTGACGATGTTGATCTGATCTGGGATCCTGCTGGCGATCTGCTGCGGTTGAAGGAGTAG
- a CDS encoding antibiotic biosynthesis monooxygenase, whose protein sequence is MSDQSEVAVAPVEAFEPPYYVAVFTAIPTEDRSGYGETNARMEDLVKEVPGYLGADHAQTPGGLSITVGYFRDADALTQWRSNAEHRAAQERGRAEWYQSYTLHVAKVERSHGFKRAGVGPGSAVTTSV, encoded by the coding sequence ATGAGTGATCAATCAGAGGTGGCTGTCGCGCCTGTCGAGGCCTTCGAACCGCCGTACTACGTCGCCGTGTTCACCGCGATCCCGACCGAGGACCGGAGCGGCTACGGCGAGACCAACGCGCGTATGGAGGACCTGGTGAAGGAGGTCCCCGGGTACCTGGGGGCGGACCACGCGCAGACTCCCGGCGGGTTGTCCATCACCGTCGGGTACTTCCGTGACGCGGACGCCCTCACCCAATGGCGGAGCAACGCCGAGCACCGTGCGGCGCAGGAGCGTGGGCGAGCCGAGTGGTATCAGAGCTACACGCTGCATGTGGCGAAGGTGGAGCGGAGTCACGGGTTCAAGCGGGCGGGCGTAGGTCCCGGAAGCGCCGTTACGACGTCTGTGTGA
- a CDS encoding arsenate reductase ArsC has protein sequence MPDLPSTPSTPSVLFVCVHNAGRSQMAAAFLTHLAGDSVRVRSAGSAPAATVNPAVVAAMAESGIDISAEIPKVLTVEAVQSSAVVITMGCGDTCPVFPGKRYLDWQLPDPAGQGVEAVRPIRDEIERRVRDLLTELTQTS, from the coding sequence ATGCCTGACCTGCCCTCCACCCCCTCCACCCCTTCCGTCCTCTTCGTCTGCGTCCACAACGCCGGCCGCTCCCAGATGGCCGCCGCCTTCCTCACCCACCTCGCGGGCGACAGCGTCCGGGTCCGCTCGGCCGGCTCCGCCCCCGCCGCCACGGTCAACCCGGCCGTCGTGGCGGCGATGGCGGAGTCGGGCATCGACATCTCGGCCGAGATCCCGAAGGTCCTCACCGTCGAAGCCGTCCAGTCCTCCGCCGTCGTCATCACCATGGGCTGCGGCGACACCTGCCCGGTCTTCCCGGGCAAGCGCTACCTCGACTGGCAGTTGCCGGACCCGGCGGGCCAGGGCGTCGAGGCGGTGCGCCCGATCCGCGACGAGATCGAACGCCGGGTCCGCGACTTGCTCACCGAGCTCACACAGACGTCGTAA
- the arsB gene encoding ACR3 family arsenite efflux transporter, with protein sequence MAGRLSFVDRYLALWILAAMAAGLGLGHLVPGLGDALAEVTVTGVSLPIALGLLVMMYPVLAKVRYDRLGTVTRDRRLLLPSLLLNWVVGPALMFALAWLFLPDLPAYRTGLIIVGLARCIAMVIIWNDLACGHREAAAVLVALNSVFQVIAFAALGWFYLSVLPGWLGLPRTGLDVSTWQIARSILIFLGIPLAAGYLTRRIGERTKGRTWYESRLIPRIGPFALYGLLFTIVLLFALQGDAITARPLDVARIALPLLVYFAVMWAGSMALARAIGLDYPRATTLAFTAAGNNFELAIAVAIATFGASSGQALAGVVGPLIEVPALIALVHVALRTRRYFTAPQKAPAHA encoded by the coding sequence ATGGCGGGGCGGCTCTCCTTCGTCGACCGCTACCTGGCGCTGTGGATCCTCGCCGCGATGGCCGCCGGACTCGGCCTCGGCCACCTGGTCCCGGGCCTGGGCGACGCGCTGGCCGAGGTGACCGTGACCGGGGTGTCCCTGCCGATCGCCCTGGGCCTGCTCGTGATGATGTACCCGGTCCTGGCCAAGGTCCGCTACGACCGCCTCGGCACCGTCACCCGCGACCGCCGCCTGCTGCTGCCGTCCCTGCTGCTCAACTGGGTCGTCGGCCCGGCGCTGATGTTCGCGCTTGCGTGGCTGTTCCTGCCGGACCTGCCCGCCTACCGCACCGGTCTGATCATCGTGGGCCTGGCGCGCTGCATCGCCATGGTGATCATCTGGAACGACCTGGCCTGCGGCCACCGCGAGGCCGCCGCCGTCCTGGTCGCCCTGAACTCCGTCTTCCAGGTCATCGCGTTCGCGGCGCTCGGCTGGTTCTACCTGTCCGTGCTCCCCGGCTGGCTGGGCCTGCCCCGGACCGGCCTCGACGTGTCGACATGGCAGATCGCCCGCAGCATCCTCATCTTCCTCGGCATCCCCCTGGCGGCCGGCTACCTCACCCGCCGGATCGGCGAGCGGACCAAGGGCCGCACCTGGTACGAGTCCCGACTCATCCCCCGCATCGGCCCGTTCGCCCTCTACGGCCTCCTCTTCACGATCGTCCTCCTCTTCGCCCTGCAAGGCGACGCCATCACCGCACGCCCCCTGGACGTCGCCCGCATCGCGTTGCCGCTGCTGGTCTACTTCGCCGTCATGTGGGCGGGCTCGATGGCCTTGGCCCGTGCCATCGGCCTGGACTACCCCCGCGCCACGACGCTGGCCTTCACCGCCGCGGGCAACAACTTCGAGCTGGCCATCGCCGTCGCGATCGCCACCTTCGGCGCCTCCTCCGGCCAGGCCCTCGCCGGTGTCGTCGGCCCGCTGATCGAGGTACCGGCCCTGATCGCCCTCGTCCACGTCGCGCTACGCACCCGCCGCTACTTCACCGCCCCCCAGAAAGCCCCCGCCCATGCCTGA
- a CDS encoding helix-turn-helix transcriptional regulator: protein MSNQDLVLLDQTDGTAGTPGTAGASDCCPGLLTAPLDEDQAAELAKVFKALGDPVRLRLLSMIASRAGGEVCVCDLTPAFDLSQPTISHHLKLLRQAGLIDCERRGTWVYYWLVPEMTDRLAAILTRPTGAPLLDGTTS from the coding sequence ATGTCGAATCAAGACCTGGTGCTGCTCGACCAGACCGACGGAACCGCTGGAACCCCCGGAACCGCCGGAGCCTCCGACTGCTGCCCCGGACTGCTCACCGCCCCCCTGGACGAGGACCAGGCCGCGGAGCTGGCGAAGGTGTTCAAGGCGCTCGGCGATCCCGTCCGGCTGCGCCTGCTGTCGATGATCGCCTCACGGGCGGGCGGCGAGGTCTGCGTCTGCGACCTGACCCCGGCCTTCGACCTGTCCCAGCCGACGATCTCGCACCATCTGAAGCTGCTGCGCCAGGCCGGTCTGATCGACTGCGAGCGGCGCGGCACCTGGGTCTACTACTGGCTGGTCCCGGAGATGACCGACCGTCTGGCGGCCATCCTGACGCGCCCCACCGGCGCGCCCCTCCTCGACGGCACCACCTCGTGA